The following coding sequences lie in one Delphinus delphis chromosome 9, mDelDel1.2, whole genome shotgun sequence genomic window:
- the PURB gene encoding transcriptional regulator protein Pur-beta, with amino-acid sequence MADGDSGSERGGGGGPGGFQPASRGGGEQETQELASKRLDIQNKRFYLDVKQNAKGRFLKIAEVGAGGSKSRLTLSMAVAAEFRDYLGDFIEHYAQLGPSSPEQVAAAAGAEEGGGPRRALKSEFLVRENRKYYLDLKENQRGRFLRIRQTVNRGGGGPGPGGLQSGQTIALPAQGLIEFRDALAKLIDDYGGEDEELAGGPGGGAGGPGGGLYGELPEGTSITVDSKRFFFDVGCNKYGVFLRVSEVKPSYRNAITVPFKAWGKFGGAFCRYADEMKEIQERQRDKLYERRGGDESEGEEVDED; translated from the coding sequence ATGGCGGACGGCGACAGCGGCAGCGAGCGCGGCGGCGGTGGCGGGCCCGGCGGCTTCCAGCCCGCGTCTCGCGGCGGCGGCGAGCAGGAGACGCAGGAGCTGGCCTCGAAGCGGCTGGACATCCAGAACAAACGCTTCTACCTGGACGTGAAGCAGAACGCCAAGGGCCGCTTCCTCAAGATCGCCGAGGTGGGCGCGGGCGGCTCCAAGAGCCGCCTCACGCTGTCCATGGCGGTGGCCGCCGAGTTCCGCGACTACCTGGGCGACTTCATCGAACACTACGCGCAGCTGGGCCCCAGCAGCCCCGAGCAGGTGGCAGCGGCAGCGGGCGCCGAGGAGGGCGGTGGGCCGCGGCGCGCGCTCAAGAGCGAGTTTCTGGTGCGCGAGAACCGCAAGTACTACCTGGACCTCAAGGAGAACCAGCGCGGCCGCTTCCTGCGCATCCGCCAGACGGTCAACCGCGGCGGCGGTGGCCCGGGGCCCGGCGGCCTGCAGAGCGGCCAGACCATCGCGTTGCCCGCGCAGGGCCTCATCGAGTTCCGCGACGCGCTGGCCAAGCTCATCGACGACTACGGCGGCGAGGACGAGGAGTTGGCTGGGGGCCCGGGCGGCGGTGCCGGGGGCCCCGGGGGCGGCCTGTACGGGGAGCTCCCGGAAGGCACCTCCATCACGGTGGACTCTAAGCGTTTCTTCTTCGACGTGGGCTGCAACAAGTACGGAGTGTTCCTGCGCGTGAGCGAGGTGAAGCCGTCCTACCGCAACGCCATTACCGTCCCTTTCAAGGCCTGGGGCAAGTTCGGGGGCGCCTTTTGCCGGTATGCGGATGAGATGAAAGAGATCCAGGAGCGGCAGAGGGATAAGCTTTATGAGCGACGCGGCGGAGACGAgtcagagggagaggaggtggatgAGGATTGA